From the genome of Vitis riparia cultivar Riparia Gloire de Montpellier isolate 1030 chromosome 11, EGFV_Vit.rip_1.0, whole genome shotgun sequence:
CAATTTGGTTGCTGACAATTTAGGAAAGTAGAagataaaactttgaaaattatgtGTCCTGttattctttttaaagaaaaaaagaaaaaatcagaGGCAACAGTTCTTATATGAActagaaaatacaaagaaggatTAGTTGTTCCCTCAAAAGGATTACAGAATATAACCAAAGAAGAGCATAGAATTACAACCAAAAACCCCAACCCAAGGACAAAAACGAGAAACCAGTAAAAAATTCAAGGCGTTAAACAATCCCCTACAAATAAATCTAGCAACAAGGCAACACAGCTTGCCAACTGATCCACATATGATTTGTTGTTTTGGTTTCCCAAATTATGTCAAAAGTGATTAGATAGTAGAGATTTCATTTTCTCAGTTCCTAAATAATGGAAATCTAGGATCCCAAAGTTGTAGTTTTTTATCCTTCTGCCTCTCAGAGCAGCCAAATGGTatgcaaaagaaacaaaaaatagtctCTCCATAACCTCCCTAACAAACCGTCCCGCAGCAACAGCAATTCAAACCACAAAGATTCGATCAATTTCCCAATTTGAACTAATATCTCATATAACAAcagatgaaataaaataaagaagcaAATACTTAATAATTACGCAAAGGGATCAAGAAACCGGACAACCATCAACTAGCCTATTCATGGCTGCAGAGAGCATATGCTTGGAAAAGAATcagaatattaaatataaaaatattagttatttatatttgttgaaaCTGTATCTAACTTTTCTACGTTTTTCCAACTAAATCTCGCAATGATTATTTTCAGAAGCTGAAAGCatccatgaacaactcaaaaaTGAAGGAGAAAATCGAACTACTACCTTGAATTCAACCGAGGCAAGCGACTGCGAAGTGGAATTGAGCGCCGAACCTACCAGATCAACCATAAAAATCACCAACTCCACATGAAACCCAACCAAACACACCAACTCGTGCCAGAGAACCAACCGTACCTGAGAGTAACTGCGAACCACTCTCCGTAATCGACGAAGCCACAGCTAGGGTTTCCGATTCACGAGGCTCTCCCAACTCAGCAGCTCCAACTCCCTCCGAGTCACTGAGTCCCTCTCCGTCCTCAGAGCCCGATTCGGACGAGTCGGAATCCGACCCCGAATCAGACTCGGGGTTCGGTTCAGCCTTCTCTGCTTCGGGAGCTTCAAAGCTCTGGTTCGCAGCCATGGCCGATTCGGAGAGAAGGTAAAGGCTTCGAGCGGCTAGGTCCGGTTTTGTTActccaatttaattttaattttatttagtgtCCGAATCCGAAACGCGGTTGGGACATGGGTTTCGGATTTTGTGTGTTTCGGAATAGATTAGAGAGAGAGCAGTGGTGCGGTTGCTTTGACTCGAATTGACTCAGGTGGTTTTTTTGTGGGGGGTAGGCAACGGAAACCGTTAAAAGCTCCGTTACGAAGGCAATCACCTGACCGCTGAAAGTGTTGAGGTGTTCTTTAACGGCGCAGGTGGCCGTTTGTTTGGAAGGGCATCTTTGAGTGCGAGTTGACGTAGCGGCTTTGTTGATTACTTTTATTTactagtttaatttttttttaagaaaaagggAGATTTATGTGAACGCTGTGTGTTAGGTTGGTAAGAATGCCATTCATTGGCTTTGGTCTAATTTTAATGGCACGCGCCTCCCTTGCAATCCTTCTTCACAACTCATGGGCTACAGCTTAGCTGGTCTCAGGTCTAAGCCCAATCTATTAGCTGAGTTTGGCTGGGCATAATATTAATTTGGGTCGAGTGTAAATTTTCGTCAGAATTTTGTGACCATTTGAGGATTCTCCGATGAATGGGTTTCCAATCAGGTAGACAGAGGAGaggaagtattttttaaaataattctgaagaacagtttttttaaaaatatgtaggCACATTGCAAAATTTGCAAGAACTAGCCGGTCCGATTATGTCTTGAGCAATCCAATCAGATCGATCTAGCATATCAACATGAGTCATCCTTCTTGGGAACCTTGGTGGCAGCCTCAATTGCATGGCATCCTCAATCTAGATTGGCAAATGAGTTGCCACGATCACAACCCCCACTTTCTTTCTATGCTCTGCAATTATACTCCCGCAACTCTTCACCCCTTCATCATCCAATGCTACTGATGGCTCATCCAGCAACCAAATTGGCCTATTCAGTGCCAGCAACCTAGCAAGCCGAACCCTTTTTCGCTGACCCATTGACAGCCTTCGTGCCTTCTCTTTCGCCAATCGTCCCAGCCCAATTAGCTCCACTGCAGGCAGGctttccttcttttccttctaGTTGTTAAAACCACACCACATTCTCAAAGACTGAGTTTCTCCTTCATCGCTTCATTGAGGGAAAGCCAGTTGAGCTGAAGCTTGTACTGATGAAAACCCCtgattttgattctttaatCAGAACGATACAGACTCCATTTAACTTGAAGTTAATCTAGGCTAAAGGCAGACCAACGTCAATCCTAGGAAGTGGGGGTTTTGGGAGAGACATCAGGGTTTTGGGAGTACAAAATTATGGTTAGAGTTTGAGGTTTTTTATAAAggagtttttaattgtttagaATCTGGGCATCACACTATAGTTCTGAACAACCAAATCCATCCCAATCGATGAACAATCTGCAGGATCAAGTAGGAATCACCACCAGCAAATTCCTgcaaaaagttgaaaataaagTTTCGACAGTAAATCAAAATAACGATTTGTTACTAAAGCACATATGAtccaaaatcaatattttaatcaatGGGAAATGGGATGCAGAAGAAAATTCCAGTCAAGAAGAAGCTGGGGTTAGAAGGAATCCCCAATCATACCTGCATCAAGCAAAAGCAGTCAACAGTTTACAAAAGAACAACTCCCATTTGTCAAAATGCCCAAATCAACAAATGACAATCAATACCAAAATCCCTCAATTTTCACACTCCTTCTCA
Proteins encoded in this window:
- the LOC117924760 gene encoding ABC transporter I family member 1-like, with translation MASCANRISALTEGEALSLTLAASSGCDCLEEFAGGDSYLILQIKEKKESLPAVELIGLGRLAKEKARRLSMGQRKRVRLARLLALNRPIWLLDEPSVALDDEGVKSCGSIIAEHRKKVGVVIVATHLPI